One Pelagicoccus enzymogenes DNA window includes the following coding sequences:
- a CDS encoding class I SAM-dependent methyltransferase gives MDAKIPLKRDSESLSLHPLTPDMKDLRNVSSSWDSLAQSDAMGAVLTGKEWNESEFYASGERQVEVILKLLESQGISLATNAALDFGCGLGRLSFALCKRFESVTGIDISKEMIKRATSSPLNPENLKLIQSERNDLRFIEENSQDFVLSLIVLQHIPTRIAKAYIGEFLRVTKPGGIIVFQAITKVTGLKKSTQQSFWEGKPLNWDSPSLPKLIYRATCRFARWIPRKIVSHRLACYLKKRSGAPIMQMNPISLRSLSKTINAHGGTLLLSVEDGAAGSDFESRTFIVRKR, from the coding sequence ATGGATGCCAAGATTCCGCTGAAGCGTGACTCCGAGTCGCTGAGCTTGCATCCACTGACGCCTGATATGAAAGACTTGAGAAACGTCTCCTCCTCCTGGGACAGCCTCGCCCAAAGCGACGCCATGGGAGCCGTGCTCACCGGCAAAGAGTGGAACGAATCCGAGTTCTACGCATCCGGAGAACGGCAAGTCGAAGTGATTCTCAAGCTGCTCGAGTCCCAAGGCATCAGCTTGGCCACGAACGCGGCTCTCGACTTCGGTTGCGGCCTCGGTCGCTTGTCCTTCGCCTTGTGTAAACGTTTCGAATCCGTAACCGGCATCGACATCTCCAAGGAGATGATCAAGCGAGCGACTTCGAGCCCCCTCAACCCCGAGAACCTCAAGCTCATCCAATCCGAGAGGAATGACCTTCGATTTATCGAGGAGAATTCCCAGGACTTCGTCCTGAGCCTCATCGTCCTGCAACACATACCAACGCGCATCGCCAAGGCCTACATTGGAGAATTCCTCAGGGTAACCAAGCCGGGAGGAATCATCGTCTTCCAAGCGATTACGAAAGTAACCGGCTTGAAAAAGTCGACCCAGCAAAGCTTCTGGGAAGGCAAGCCGCTCAACTGGGATTCGCCCTCCCTTCCCAAGCTCATTTACCGGGCTACCTGTCGATTCGCCCGTTGGATCCCACGGAAAATCGTCAGCCACCGGCTCGCTTGTTATCTGAAAAAACGATCCGGCGCGCCAATCATGCAGATGAACCCCATCTCGCTCCGCTCGCTTTCCAAAACGATCAATGCCCATGGCGGGACTCTCCTGCTCTCGGTCGAAGACGGAGCGGCCGGCAGCGATTTCGAAAGCAGAACCTTCATCGTCCGCAAACGCTAG